A region from the Solibacillus sp. FSL H8-0523 genome encodes:
- a CDS encoding acyl-CoA dehydrogenase family protein, which produces MTAVANIQTIAEELAVQFEKTAVQRDKTGGNAKYERDLIRNSGLLKLLIPSEYGGLDGNWRDVFEVVRIFARVDSSLAHVFGYHFINLATPHLCGSDAQKEHFYRETAKRNLFWGNAFNPVDIKLVATKTDTGYVLNGVKTFCSGSVDSDVLLVSATVEDRDEPLLAVIPSNRIGVDIKEDWDNMGQRQTDSGTILFDQVEVTATEVLERGFNASEFSKLRLNIATFALNHLYLGITEGALQSALAYTKQFTRPRSISQTSAIEDPIIQYHYGQFYVQVEAANLVVKKADELLLKLWNNPSDITPQKRAELSKALQTAKVFTTTAGLDITSRIFEVMGSRATSNQFGFDRYWRNLRTMTLHVPVDTTIQNLGHLYLTEE; this is translated from the coding sequence ATGACAGCAGTGGCAAACATTCAAACAATTGCCGAGGAGCTCGCAGTGCAGTTTGAAAAAACCGCGGTACAGCGAGACAAAACAGGTGGCAATGCAAAATATGAACGAGACTTAATCCGCAATAGCGGTCTTTTAAAACTTTTAATTCCAAGTGAGTACGGTGGTTTAGATGGAAATTGGAGAGATGTATTCGAAGTAGTTCGCATTTTCGCACGTGTCGACAGCTCACTGGCACATGTATTTGGCTACCATTTCATTAACCTAGCAACACCGCACCTGTGTGGGAGTGATGCACAAAAAGAGCACTTCTACCGAGAAACAGCCAAGCGTAACCTGTTTTGGGGCAATGCATTCAATCCAGTGGACATTAAATTAGTTGCAACGAAAACAGACACAGGTTACGTACTAAACGGTGTAAAAACATTTTGCTCAGGCAGCGTTGATTCAGACGTATTATTAGTATCGGCGACTGTAGAAGACCGAGACGAGCCTTTGTTGGCTGTAATACCAAGTAATCGTATTGGTGTAGATATAAAAGAGGATTGGGATAATATGGGCCAACGCCAAACCGACAGCGGTACCATCCTTTTCGATCAAGTCGAAGTAACAGCAACAGAAGTGCTTGAACGTGGCTTTAACGCGAGTGAATTTTCAAAGCTTCGCCTGAATATCGCGACATTTGCACTCAATCACCTCTACTTAGGCATTACAGAAGGGGCGTTGCAGTCAGCCTTAGCGTACACAAAACAATTTACACGCCCACGTTCCATTTCACAAACGTCGGCCATTGAAGATCCGATTATTCAATACCATTACGGTCAGTTTTATGTACAAGTAGAAGCTGCAAATTTAGTGGTCAAGAAGGCCGATGAGCTACTGCTTAAGCTTTGGAACAATCCAAGCGACATTACACCGCAAAAGCGTGCTGAACTAAGTAAAGCACTACAAACGGCAAAAGTATTTACAACAACGGCCGGCTTAGATATTACATCTCGTATTTTTGAAGTAATGGGTAGCCGCGCAACATCGAACCAATTCGGTTTTGATCGATATTGGCGTAACCTTCGTACGATGACGTTACACGTTCCAGTGGACACAACGATTCAAAATTTAGGTCATCTATACTTAACAGAGGAGTGA
- a CDS encoding ABC transporter ATP-binding protein, protein MVVFQREFELPTSFPEQEKRVRNNKIEARGIDFSYDGTTKILNNIDLDVKEGEFLVFMGPSGCGKSTFLRMIAGLEGFDNGDIIINGTSVKEAHPDSGVVFQDYSLFPWLTAQANVVLALKQRNKKKSKKELAHIAEDYLTLVNLGHALKKYPGQMSGGMKQRAAIARALSYGSDLLLMDEPFGALDPVTRMQLQDLIVQIRAQQNRTVVFVTHDVDEAIYLADRIIIFAPGKNGAVTKSIEVPVKKGTNRQKLFESYEFRSFRESLLNEMNEQILNSIKTEVSEGAGI, encoded by the coding sequence ATGGTCGTCTTTCAACGAGAGTTTGAACTGCCTACTTCGTTTCCAGAGCAAGAAAAGCGTGTGCGCAACAATAAAATCGAAGCGCGCGGCATTGATTTTAGCTACGACGGAACGACAAAAATTTTAAATAACATTGATTTAGATGTAAAAGAAGGCGAGTTCCTCGTATTTATGGGACCGTCTGGCTGTGGGAAAAGTACATTCCTCCGTATGATTGCCGGACTTGAAGGTTTTGATAATGGTGACATCATCATTAATGGTACATCAGTGAAAGAGGCACATCCTGATAGCGGTGTTGTGTTCCAAGATTACTCGTTATTCCCGTGGTTAACAGCGCAGGCGAATGTTGTGCTAGCGCTTAAACAACGTAACAAAAAGAAGTCGAAAAAAGAGCTCGCACATATTGCGGAGGACTATTTAACGCTTGTGAACTTAGGGCATGCATTGAAAAAATATCCTGGGCAAATGTCTGGCGGTATGAAGCAACGCGCAGCCATTGCCCGTGCACTTAGCTACGGTTCAGATCTATTACTAATGGATGAACCGTTTGGCGCACTTGATCCAGTCACTCGTATGCAACTGCAAGATTTAATTGTGCAAATTCGTGCCCAGCAAAATCGCACGGTCGTCTTTGTCACACATGACGTTGATGAAGCCATTTACTTAGCCGATCGCATTATCATTTTTGCGCCAGGTAAAAACGGAGCCGTCACAAAATCAATCGAAGTACCTGTAAAAAAAGGCACAAACCGCCAAAAATTATTTGAAAGTTATGAATTCCGTTCGTTCCGTGAATCGTTATTAAATGAAATGAACGAGCAAATTTTAAATAGTATCAAAACGGAAGTGTCAGAGGGCGCTGGAATTTAG
- a CDS encoding ABC transporter substrate-binding protein has product MKKFKYFAPFLLAASVLAACGDDKDVKTSSAKEDFEITVGLSQAAGGTLVDIAHQEGYFEDENVTVNRVGFTNSADGLNALQAGKIDVGLTFGTAGPLTFIANGSDFSIIGGHLEGGHPILTKKENAGQYTSMESYKGKKVGTIRIFTSDIVFRSALEDAGIDWENEVDIVEFKTGSMLLEAVASGKVDVAVSANSFYAQAIDMGLEAVAWSNDLQEGHVCCRVVTRTELLSDQDGEGYKRFLKALIRAERIKNEDPQVAIKAAKEYMKVDDSVIETIVNDPHSNYSSDPSKKNVVAMWEQMKKIGYVENVDDIDVNDYVNIDLYERALSELIEEHPEDGYYKEQLTRFNEQNI; this is encoded by the coding sequence ATGAAGAAATTTAAATACTTTGCACCATTTCTTTTAGCAGCGAGTGTGTTAGCTGCATGTGGGGATGACAAAGACGTAAAAACAAGCAGTGCAAAAGAGGATTTTGAAATTACAGTCGGCCTAAGCCAAGCAGCAGGCGGTACATTAGTTGATATCGCGCATCAAGAAGGCTACTTTGAAGATGAAAACGTAACCGTTAACCGCGTTGGCTTCACAAACTCAGCAGATGGACTAAACGCCTTACAAGCAGGGAAAATCGATGTAGGTTTAACATTCGGTACAGCTGGCCCACTGACATTCATCGCTAATGGCTCAGACTTCTCGATTATCGGGGGGCATTTAGAAGGTGGACACCCGATTTTAACGAAGAAGGAAAACGCAGGTCAATATACGTCAATGGAAAGTTATAAAGGCAAAAAAGTAGGAACGATTCGCATTTTCACATCGGATATCGTGTTCCGCTCAGCGCTTGAAGATGCTGGCATTGACTGGGAAAATGAAGTCGATATTGTTGAATTTAAAACAGGAAGCATGTTGCTAGAGGCTGTGGCATCAGGCAAAGTGGATGTCGCCGTTTCCGCAAACTCGTTTTACGCACAGGCGATTGATATGGGCTTAGAGGCAGTTGCGTGGAGTAATGATTTACAAGAGGGGCATGTTTGCTGCCGCGTCGTGACACGTACGGAGCTCTTATCTGACCAAGATGGTGAAGGGTACAAACGCTTCTTAAAGGCATTAATTCGTGCAGAGCGCATTAAAAATGAAGATCCACAAGTGGCAATTAAAGCGGCAAAGGAATACATGAAAGTTGACGACAGTGTTATTGAAACAATCGTTAACGATCCGCATTCAAACTACTCTTCAGACCCAAGTAAGAAAAACGTAGTCGCAATGTGGGAGCAAATGAAGAAAATTGGATATGTAGAAAATGTAGATGACATTGATGTGAATGATTACGTGAATATTGATCTTTATGAACGCGCACTATCAGAGCTAATTGAGGAGCATCCAGAAGATGGCTACTACAAAGAGCAGCTGACACGCTTTAACGAACAAAATATTTAA
- a CDS encoding ABC transporter permease subunit, whose translation MLTFFKRYNLTILIGILAIVMWALVTKYATWINPVIFPEPLVVVESFVAKFGELVGGVGSSMKLLIPGFFGALLAGIVFGLFFGLNKRSREILMPYFHALSPIPPTLFIPYAIALLPTFQTASMSLIFIGAFWPIFLGTIHGVLLIDKHFLDNAKSLGLKGPEFLFYVVLPASAPHILSGASTSLGMSFLILTIAEMFGASSGMGFFIQYYSDFSQYHYVLAGIIFNSIIIVTVMVIFEKIKKRLLFWTNLKAD comes from the coding sequence ATGCTCACATTTTTTAAGCGCTATAATCTTACTATTTTGATAGGAATTCTTGCAATCGTCATGTGGGCACTTGTTACAAAGTATGCAACGTGGATTAATCCCGTCATTTTCCCAGAGCCACTTGTCGTTGTCGAATCATTCGTAGCGAAATTTGGTGAACTGGTTGGTGGTGTAGGGAGCTCAATGAAGCTGTTAATACCCGGGTTTTTCGGGGCATTACTGGCAGGGATTGTGTTTGGATTATTCTTCGGCTTAAATAAACGCTCTCGTGAAATTTTAATGCCGTACTTCCATGCACTGAGCCCGATTCCACCGACATTATTTATTCCCTATGCGATCGCGCTGCTACCAACATTCCAAACGGCTTCGATGTCACTGATCTTTATCGGCGCATTTTGGCCCATCTTTTTAGGCACGATTCACGGGGTGCTGTTAATTGATAAGCATTTTTTAGACAACGCCAAATCACTTGGCTTAAAGGGTCCGGAATTTCTGTTTTATGTCGTGTTACCAGCAAGTGCCCCACATATTTTAAGTGGCGCGAGTACATCGCTTGGCATGAGCTTCTTAATCTTAACGATCGCCGAAATGTTCGGTGCATCAAGCGGGATGGGCTTTTTCATCCAGTATTACAGCGATTTCTCACAATATCATTACGTGTTAGCCGGCATTATTTTTAACTCGATCATTATCGTGACGGTCATGGTTATATTCGAAAAAATTAAAAAGCGTCTGCTGTTTTGGACGAACTTAAAAGCAGATTAA
- a CDS encoding FixH family protein, with the protein MKRLLFLVLLLAGCSAQAHENLQVTIEATKQSVEIFEPVTIKASVKASGEPVSADAVVDFELIHPSGKTMGSVNPENNGDGTYSIETSFDAAGIYRIISHVDYESEHEMPEVEVTVK; encoded by the coding sequence TTGAAACGCCTGCTGTTCCTTGTGCTCCTACTAGCTGGCTGTAGCGCACAGGCACATGAAAACTTACAAGTCACGATTGAAGCAACGAAACAAAGCGTGGAAATATTTGAGCCTGTCACGATTAAAGCAAGCGTTAAAGCGTCGGGAGAGCCGGTAAGTGCTGATGCAGTCGTCGATTTTGAACTCATACATCCATCGGGCAAAACAATGGGGTCGGTCAACCCAGAAAACAACGGGGACGGCACGTATTCCATTGAAACGAGCTTTGACGCGGCAGGTATTTACCGCATCATCTCCCATGTCGATTATGAGAGTGAGCACGAAATGCCGGAAGTAGAGGTGACGGTGAAGTGA
- a CDS encoding redoxin domain-containing protein: protein MKRSLQITVILVLGLAAVYAIFSNSANDKASAEDVSLQNSAGEVQTIKKGNVILNFWATYCPPCEREMPELNAAYHDLFDSVQLYAINVEEPTRIVNQYIKNKKVDFPVLLDRTGELKDAYKITTLPTTLFIKNGEVVHTVKGEITEDEIKVLTKQYLK from the coding sequence GTGAAACGCAGCTTACAAATTACGGTCATCCTCGTGCTAGGGCTCGCTGCAGTGTATGCGATTTTCTCAAATAGCGCAAATGACAAAGCATCCGCAGAGGACGTGTCATTACAAAATTCAGCGGGTGAGGTGCAAACCATTAAAAAAGGCAACGTAATCTTAAATTTTTGGGCGACGTATTGCCCACCATGCGAACGTGAAATGCCCGAATTGAATGCAGCGTATCACGATTTGTTTGACTCGGTACAGCTCTACGCGATTAACGTAGAGGAGCCAACACGAATCGTCAACCAGTATATAAAAAATAAAAAAGTTGATTTCCCGGTGTTACTTGATCGCACAGGCGAGCTAAAGGACGCTTACAAAATTACCACTTTACCGACAACGCTTTTTATAAAGAATGGTGAAGTGGTGCACACGGTGAAAGGTGAAATCACCGAAGACGAAATCAAGGTGCTTACAAAACAATACTTAAAATAA
- a CDS encoding O-acetylhomoserine aminocarboxypropyltransferase/cysteine synthase family protein has product MTFFNPETIALHTGQTVDPVTRSRAVPLYQTTSYVFDDTEHAASLFKLQGSGYLYSRNANPTNAVFEERLAALEGGVAGFAVSSGQAAILIAVLTLAQAGEEIVATNALYGGTYTLFSKTLPRFGVTVRFVEGSDLAAVEAAINDKTRAVFTETIGNPSLEIADIEGLAAVAHKHDVPLIVDNTFATPYLSKPIDFGADIVVHSTTKFIGGHGTSLGGAIIDGGKFEWKKERFPTFVEPNELIDNRSFVEVAGEKAFVAKARFELGHDLGATLSPFNAWLFIQGLESLAVRVRQHVINAQAVAEYLAQHELVEWVNLPTIEGNDPKNLVEKYLPKGAGSIFSFGIKGGIEAAKAFINNVELLSHVANVGDSKSLVIHPASTSHSRLTPEQQLASGVTPGLIRLSIGLEDIEDIKADLAQALQKASEVAHITK; this is encoded by the coding sequence ATGACATTTTTTAACCCTGAAACAATCGCCCTGCATACGGGGCAAACGGTAGACCCGGTAACCCGTTCACGTGCAGTACCGCTTTATCAAACAACATCGTACGTATTTGATGACACGGAGCATGCAGCAAGCCTGTTCAAATTACAAGGCAGCGGCTACTTATATTCACGTAATGCCAATCCAACAAATGCCGTATTCGAGGAGCGCTTAGCCGCACTAGAAGGTGGCGTGGCAGGCTTCGCGGTTTCATCAGGCCAAGCAGCCATTTTAATTGCGGTATTAACGCTCGCTCAAGCAGGGGAAGAAATCGTCGCAACGAACGCACTTTACGGCGGTACTTATACCTTATTTTCAAAAACATTACCACGCTTTGGTGTAACCGTACGTTTTGTCGAAGGCTCGGATTTAGCAGCAGTCGAAGCAGCAATTAATGACAAAACACGCGCGGTATTTACAGAAACGATCGGCAACCCAAGTTTAGAAATCGCTGATATTGAAGGCTTAGCAGCAGTGGCACATAAACATGACGTTCCGTTAATTGTGGATAACACATTCGCGACACCGTATTTAAGTAAACCAATCGACTTTGGCGCAGATATTGTCGTGCATTCAACAACAAAATTCATCGGTGGGCATGGTACATCACTTGGCGGTGCGATCATTGATGGCGGGAAGTTCGAATGGAAAAAAGAGCGTTTTCCTACATTTGTTGAGCCAAATGAATTAATCGACAATCGTTCATTTGTTGAAGTAGCTGGTGAAAAGGCCTTTGTTGCAAAGGCACGCTTTGAGTTAGGGCATGATTTAGGGGCAACACTTTCTCCATTTAATGCCTGGTTATTCATACAAGGATTAGAGTCATTAGCCGTGCGTGTTCGTCAGCACGTCATTAATGCACAGGCCGTAGCGGAATATTTAGCACAGCATGAGTTAGTGGAGTGGGTGAATCTGCCAACGATTGAAGGCAATGACCCGAAAAACTTAGTTGAAAAATACTTACCAAAAGGCGCGGGCTCGATCTTTAGCTTTGGCATCAAAGGTGGGATAGAGGCAGCAAAAGCGTTCATTAATAACGTGGAATTACTGTCACATGTCGCAAACGTCGGGGATTCAAAATCACTTGTCATCCATCCTGCAAGTACATCCCATTCACGCTTAACACCAGAGCAGCAGCTAGCGAGCGGCGTGACACCGGGCTTAATTCGCTTATCAATTGGTTTAGAAGATATAGAAGATATTAAAGCAGACCTTGCACAAGCACTACAAAAAGCAAGCGAAGTCGCACACATCACGAAATAG
- a CDS encoding chemotaxis protein CheY → MAIAIVINDEGIVTPIVEGTVLRIIEKDGTAEDHRNPALDLTEGRRGATLRKAIELGATKFVAPPATFCELSYEKAQQEQVKFINITANQTFSQVAQQIKSGAISASANLPADEVVSSAPVTI, encoded by the coding sequence ATGGCAATCGCAATCGTAATTAATGATGAAGGTATCGTAACACCAATCGTAGAAGGGACGGTGCTACGTATTATTGAGAAAGACGGGACAGCAGAAGATCACCGCAACCCAGCACTGGATTTAACGGAAGGACGTCGCGGTGCCACATTACGTAAAGCAATCGAATTAGGAGCAACTAAGTTTGTCGCACCCCCTGCAACGTTTTGTGAATTATCATACGAAAAAGCACAGCAAGAGCAAGTGAAGTTCATTAACATCACTGCAAACCAAACATTTAGCCAAGTTGCACAGCAAATCAAATCAGGTGCTATTAGCGCGTCAGCAAACTTACCAGCTGATGAAGTCGTTTCAAGTGCACCGGTAACTATTTAA
- a CDS encoding LLM class flavin-dependent oxidoreductase, which translates to MTKVEFITMAPTSGDSEYVGNQASKKDQQTWSGVGVDSDRQPSVEYITKVAKAAEKAGFSTLLLPIGGSCVDSLVAASHLTAHTEKLKFLFAVRPGSTAPTQLAKQFASVNYWTNNRVFVNVVTGGAPKELENDGDFLSHADRYKRTREYIEILKRLFNGETFDYNGEFYTLKGANLPLPLKEAPPIFFGGSSQIAKEVATDVADVYMLWGETLETTAEELESVVKLAKEKNRDLSYSVSFQVVLGDTEEEAYDNANKIISHVDPAVLEAKHANTVNNGAVGVSRLHQIMLESKDNNFVIAPNIWAGLTQVLSGNSIALVGTPQQVAERVAEFVDLGFDKILLRGFPHLEVIEEVGAKVIPLVHAILEERAKLVV; encoded by the coding sequence ATGACAAAAGTAGAATTTATTACAATGGCGCCAACTTCAGGCGATAGCGAGTACGTAGGAAATCAAGCATCAAAAAAGGATCAACAAACATGGTCTGGCGTTGGTGTGGATTCAGATCGTCAGCCTTCAGTGGAATACATTACAAAGGTCGCAAAAGCTGCTGAAAAAGCTGGTTTCTCGACATTACTACTACCAATCGGCGGGAGCTGCGTCGATTCATTAGTCGCAGCATCTCATTTAACGGCACATACAGAAAAGCTGAAATTCTTATTCGCTGTACGTCCAGGTTCAACGGCACCAACTCAGCTCGCGAAGCAGTTTGCGTCAGTCAATTACTGGACAAATAACCGTGTGTTCGTAAATGTCGTAACAGGTGGAGCACCAAAAGAATTAGAAAACGATGGCGACTTTTTATCGCACGCAGATCGCTACAAGCGTACGCGTGAATACATTGAGATTTTAAAACGCTTATTCAACGGCGAAACTTTCGATTATAACGGCGAGTTCTACACATTAAAAGGGGCGAATTTACCATTGCCATTAAAAGAAGCACCGCCGATTTTCTTCGGTGGTTCATCTCAAATTGCAAAAGAAGTCGCAACCGATGTAGCAGACGTTTATATGCTGTGGGGCGAAACATTAGAAACAACGGCGGAAGAGCTTGAATCCGTTGTGAAATTAGCGAAGGAAAAAAATCGCGACCTGTCATACAGCGTGTCATTCCAAGTCGTACTAGGGGATACAGAGGAAGAGGCATACGACAATGCCAACAAAATCATTAGCCATGTCGATCCAGCAGTACTTGAGGCCAAGCATGCCAATACAGTTAACAACGGCGCGGTTGGTGTGAGTCGCTTACACCAAATCATGCTCGAATCAAAAGACAATAATTTCGTCATCGCACCAAACATTTGGGCGGGCTTAACACAAGTGTTATCAGGCAACTCGATTGCTCTAGTCGGCACGCCGCAGCAAGTAGCAGAGCGCGTGGCGGAATTTGTAGACTTAGGCTTTGATAAAATTTTACTACGCGGCTTCCCACATCTAGAAGTCATTGAAGAAGTCGGCGCAAAAGTCATTCCGTTAGTACACGCGATTTTAGAAGAACGCGCAAAACTAGTAGTGTAA
- a CDS encoding LLM class flavin-dependent oxidoreductase yields the protein MTKKQMKLGLFLMGTGHHIASWRHPEAQADASENVEFFKEVAVKAEEGKLDMLFLSDGLTFNELSHPAEQVRFEPLTLHAVLSTVTKNIGLTATASTTYNEPFHIARKFSSLDHLSGGRAAWNIVTSYYEAEASNFNQDQHLDHSLRYERADEFVEVVKGLWDSYEDDALARNKQTGEYITKGKLHTLNHRGEYYSVRGPLNSSRPPQGRPVLVQAGSSEAGTTLAAKQADVIFTAQQTLEDAQKFYKLLKDKAVAAGRERDDVKIMPGVSVYVAETEELARAKYEELQQLITPEIGLDFLADYLGYDLSKHDLEGPLPSDIPPTNGNRSRQQLIIELAARENLTIRELYLRIAGSRGHRIIFGSPSQIADQLEEWVENEAADGFNLMPPYFPGGFTDFIDLVIPELQKRGSFRTEYEGTTLRENLGLQEVKSRYTLQQV from the coding sequence ATGACGAAAAAGCAAATGAAATTAGGCTTGTTTTTAATGGGCACAGGCCACCACATCGCTTCATGGCGCCACCCTGAAGCTCAAGCGGATGCGAGCGAAAACGTAGAGTTCTTTAAAGAAGTTGCGGTAAAAGCTGAAGAAGGAAAGCTGGATATGCTGTTTTTAAGTGACGGCTTAACGTTCAATGAGCTATCACACCCAGCCGAGCAAGTGCGCTTTGAACCGCTAACATTACATGCAGTGCTTTCAACGGTAACGAAAAACATCGGCTTAACGGCTACGGCTTCAACGACATATAATGAGCCGTTCCATATCGCACGTAAATTCTCATCACTGGATCATTTAAGTGGAGGGCGCGCGGCTTGGAATATCGTGACGTCTTATTACGAGGCAGAAGCAAGCAACTTCAATCAAGATCAGCACTTAGATCACTCATTACGTTATGAGCGAGCAGACGAGTTTGTTGAAGTCGTAAAAGGTCTTTGGGATTCTTACGAGGACGATGCATTAGCCCGCAATAAACAAACGGGTGAATATATTACAAAAGGAAAATTACACACACTTAATCATAGAGGCGAATACTACTCGGTGCGCGGCCCACTCAATTCAAGCCGCCCCCCACAAGGTCGTCCAGTACTTGTGCAGGCAGGATCATCTGAAGCAGGAACAACACTTGCTGCGAAACAAGCAGACGTGATTTTTACTGCACAGCAAACGCTAGAAGATGCGCAAAAATTTTATAAGCTATTAAAAGATAAAGCTGTCGCAGCAGGGCGCGAACGCGATGATGTGAAAATCATGCCAGGTGTATCGGTGTACGTGGCAGAAACAGAAGAATTAGCACGCGCAAAATACGAGGAGCTGCAACAATTAATCACGCCTGAAATTGGCTTAGACTTTTTAGCGGATTACTTAGGCTATGATTTATCGAAGCATGATTTAGAGGGCCCGTTACCAAGCGACATCCCGCCAACAAACGGAAACCGTAGCCGCCAACAGTTAATTATTGAACTAGCAGCGCGTGAAAACTTAACGATCCGCGAGCTGTACTTACGCATTGCCGGCTCACGCGGACACCGCATTATTTTCGGCTCACCAAGTCAAATCGCTGATCAATTAGAGGAATGGGTAGAGAATGAGGCAGCAGACGGCTTTAACTTAATGCCCCCATACTTCCCAGGTGGCTTTACGGACTTTATTGATTTAGTCATTCCTGAATTACAAAAGCGAGGTTCATTCCGCACTGAATACGAAGGAACGACACTGCGTGAAAACTTAGGCTTGCAAGAAGTCAAATCACGCTATACATTACAACAGGTGTAG
- the ssuE gene encoding NADPH-dependent FMN reductase: MTKAILINGGNSIASRLTGVENVIAANLQAKGVEVDVIQVHQLPADDLITANYASEAIAKEIIKVGEADIVVFLTPIYKGSYTGILKTFIDLLPQKGLEGKQVIPVAIGGSIAHLLALEYSLKPVLSILGATTIESPIYIVDSQVARTDDGFTLDEAATERIEKVFSSVGRVQVGV, encoded by the coding sequence ATGACAAAAGCAATTTTAATTAATGGTGGCAATAGTATTGCATCCCGTTTAACGGGTGTAGAAAATGTTATCGCAGCGAATTTACAGGCAAAGGGTGTTGAGGTGGATGTAATTCAAGTACACCAATTACCAGCAGATGATTTAATAACGGCAAACTATGCGAGTGAAGCAATCGCGAAGGAAATTATCAAGGTGGGCGAGGCAGATATCGTTGTATTTTTAACGCCGATTTATAAAGGCTCATACACAGGCATTTTAAAAACGTTTATTGATTTACTGCCGCAAAAAGGCTTAGAAGGCAAGCAAGTAATCCCTGTGGCAATCGGTGGATCAATTGCACATTTACTGGCGCTTGAGTATTCGTTGAAGCCGGTGCTATCAATTTTAGGTGCAACGACTATTGAAAGCCCGATTTATATTGTCGATTCACAGGTAGCGCGTACGGATGATGGGTTTACTTTAGATGAGGCGGCGACTGAACGAATTGAGAAGGTTTTTTCAAGTGTTGGTAGAGTTCAAGTAGGCGTATAA